ATCAGCCAGAGAGCAACCTGCCTCTAAATCGGGTAGAAGAACAAGTTTGTTGGGATTGAGAATTTTGGCAGTTTCTGCCATGAAATGAACACCCGCGAAGACAATAACATCTGCATCTGTATCAGCAGCTTGGCGGGAAAGTCCTAAAGAATCGCCAATATAATCGGCAATATCTTGAATATCGGGGTCTTGGTAGTAGTGGGCAAGGATAACGGCGTTGAGTTCCCGCTTGAGGGTGTCAATGGCGTCAAATAGGTCATCAGGGATTGACCCAAAGGGTTGTTTCGTTTGAGGCAGTACGGTTGTAAACAATGTTGTAAATTACCCGGAATATATACCTTCCAAATTAATTATAGTGAATTTTACCAAAAATAGCAGGGGTGATGTCATTCTTTCTTGACGAATTGGTAATTGGTCTTATGTCATTTGTCTTATGTCATTCGTCGGGGGATTGCGTTTTAGCGACTAACTGGGCAAACTCCTGTAATGCTTCCCCATATTGCTCTCCAGCCACCCAGAACAGATCATTATGACTTGCACCCTCTACCCAGAAGGAGCGTTTCGGTTCAGGGGCGGCGGCAAATAGGCGTTTTCCGTGGGAGAGGGGAATCGTTTCATCAGCAGTACCGTGGATGACTAAGACGGGACAGTTTACCTGGCTAATCTTGTCTAGGTTGGGAAATTTGTCAAAAGGCAAAATCGGGATGGGTAGCACGACGCGAAAGGCTGAGGTGAAACTGCTTTCGAGGATTAAACCTGCCAACGGGTGACGGGTGGCTAAATCGACGGCTGAACCGCCGCCAACAGAACGTCCATAAGCGATAATTTGTTCGGGGGGTACTCCCAGTTGCTCTTTTAAATAGGTAAAGGCGGCGTCACTATCGCGATAGGCATTCTGTTCAGAGGGACTTCCCTGACTTGTGCCATAGCCGCGATAATCGTAGGCAAAGACGCTAAATCCGAGACTGTGCAGATGGTGCAGTAGGGGCTGAATCTCACCTATGTCTTCAGCATTCCCGTGAATATAGAGGATCGTATAGGTAGCTGTCGGATTGGGCAAGTAAACGGCGGAAATCTGGAGATCATCAGCCGTCGTCAATTTGAGAATGTCAGGGGTGTCTGGGTAGCTGGAGGGGCGCGGTAGGAAAATCATCCGATCTGCCATAAAGAAGACGTATAGG
The DNA window shown above is from Coleofasciculus chthonoplastes PCC 7420 and carries:
- a CDS encoding alpha/beta hydrolase, translating into MDKETLKRRLLGEFSWKRLVRSLIFIYAFFALYVFFMADRMIFLPRPSSYPDTPDILKLTTADDLQISAVYLPNPTATYTILYIHGNAEDIGEIQPLLHHLHSLGFSVFAYDYRGYGTSQGSPSEQNAYRDSDAAFTYLKEQLGVPPEQIIAYGRSVGGGSAVDLATRHPLAGLILESSFTSAFRVVLPIPILPFDKFPNLDKISQVNCPVLVIHGTADETIPLSHGKRLFAAAPEPKRSFWVEGASHNDLFWVAGEQYGEALQEFAQLVAKTQSPDE